In Coregonus clupeaformis isolate EN_2021a chromosome 7, ASM2061545v1, whole genome shotgun sequence, one genomic interval encodes:
- the LOC121570441 gene encoding proteasome activator complex subunit 1 isoform X1, whose product MTSIDIRPESKKMVDYFCTQLAKEAETLVTSFFPQKIAEMEMILKKSFSTDGLAALKSPLDIPIPDPAKEEAKRKKKEEKEAKEGKKDKDVEKEDEDAGPSCGPIPCNERVESLLKEIKPQIQILKEKLNTVSMWVQLQIPKIEDGNNFGVAVQEKVFELLTNTRTKIEGFQTQISKYYSERGDAVDKASKEPHVGDYRQLVHELDQYQYCELRIVVLEIRNTYAVLLDIINKNYDKIKKPRGDCKALIY is encoded by the exons ATGACTTCCATAGACATTCGCCCGGAGTCCAAGAAGATG GTCGATTACTTCTGCACTCAGCTCGCTAAAGAG GCAGAGACCTTGGTCACATCATTCTTCCCTCAGAAGATTGCAGAGATGGAGATGATATTGAAG AAATCCTTTAGCACTGATGGCCTGGCAGCTCTGAAGTCACCTCTGGACATCCCAATACCAGACCCAGCTAAAGAAGAGGCAAAGAGAAAGAAGAAAGAGGAG AAAGAGGCAAAGGAAGGTAAGAAAGACAAGGACGTCGAGAAAGAAGATGAAGACGCAG GGCCTTCTTGTGGTCCAATCCCTTGCAACGAGAGAGTGGAAAGTCTTCTGAAGGAGATCAAGCCTCAGATCCAGATACTGAAGGAGAAACTCAACACC GTGTCAATGTGGGTGCAACTTCAGATTCCCAAAATTGAAGATGGGAACAACTTTGGGGTAGCTGTTCAG GAAAAAGTGTTTGAATTGTTGACCAATACTCGCACAAAGATCGAGGGATTCCAGACACAGATCTCAAA GTACTACAGTGAGAGAGGGGATGCTGTTGACAAGGCCTCAAAAGAGCCACACGTG GGAGACTACAGGCAGCTGGTGCATGAGCTGGACCAGTACCAGTACTGTGAGCTGCGCATCGTGGTTCTGGAGATCCGCAACACTTAT GCCGTGCTGTTGGACATCATCAACAAGAACTATGACAAGATCAAGAAGCCCAGAGGGGACTGTAAAGCCCTCATCTACTGA
- the LOC121570441 gene encoding proteasome activator complex subunit 1 isoform X2 — MEMILKKSFSTDGLAALKSPLDIPIPDPAKEEAKRKKKEEKEAKEGKKDKDVEKEDEDAGPSCGPIPCNERVESLLKEIKPQIQILKEKLNTVSMWVQLQIPKIEDGNNFGVAVQEKVFELLTNTRTKIEGFQTQISKYYSERGDAVDKASKEPHVGDYRQLVHELDQYQYCELRIVVLEIRNTYAVLLDIINKNYDKIKKPRGDCKALIY; from the exons ATGGAGATGATATTGAAG AAATCCTTTAGCACTGATGGCCTGGCAGCTCTGAAGTCACCTCTGGACATCCCAATACCAGACCCAGCTAAAGAAGAGGCAAAGAGAAAGAAGAAAGAGGAG AAAGAGGCAAAGGAAGGTAAGAAAGACAAGGACGTCGAGAAAGAAGATGAAGACGCAG GGCCTTCTTGTGGTCCAATCCCTTGCAACGAGAGAGTGGAAAGTCTTCTGAAGGAGATCAAGCCTCAGATCCAGATACTGAAGGAGAAACTCAACACC GTGTCAATGTGGGTGCAACTTCAGATTCCCAAAATTGAAGATGGGAACAACTTTGGGGTAGCTGTTCAG GAAAAAGTGTTTGAATTGTTGACCAATACTCGCACAAAGATCGAGGGATTCCAGACACAGATCTCAAA GTACTACAGTGAGAGAGGGGATGCTGTTGACAAGGCCTCAAAAGAGCCACACGTG GGAGACTACAGGCAGCTGGTGCATGAGCTGGACCAGTACCAGTACTGTGAGCTGCGCATCGTGGTTCTGGAGATCCGCAACACTTAT GCCGTGCTGTTGGACATCATCAACAAGAACTATGACAAGATCAAGAAGCCCAGAGGGGACTGTAAAGCCCTCATCTACTGA